One Flavobacteriales bacterium DNA segment encodes these proteins:
- the groL gene encoding chaperonin GroEL (60 kDa chaperone family; promotes refolding of misfolded polypeptides especially under stressful conditions; forms two stacked rings of heptamers to form a barrel-shaped 14mer; ends can be capped by GroES; misfolded proteins enter the barrel where they are refolded when GroES binds) — translation MAKEIKFDIEARDALKRGVDALANAVKVTLGPQGRNVVIDKKFGGPSITKDGVSVAKEIELEDTIENMGAQMVKEVASKTADIAGDGTTTATVLAQAIVSNGLKNVAAGANPMDLKRGIDKAVAVVVENLKAQSQEVGDSIEKIQQVGAISANNDNAIGSLIAEAMDKVKKEGVITVEEAKGTDTYVEVVEGMQFDRGYLSPYFVTNAEKMLAEMENPYILIYDKKISNMKDLLPVLEPAAQSGKPLLIIAEDVDGEALATLVVNKMRGSLKIAAVKAPGFGDRRKAMLEDIAILTGGTVISEERGFKLENATLDMLGTAEKVSIDKDNTTVVNGAGEKENITARVNQIKAQIETTTSDYDREKLQERLAKLAGGVAVLYVGAASEVEMKEKKDRVDDALHATRAAVEEGIIAGGGVALVRAADSLSQLKGDNADENTGIQIVIRAIEEPLRQIVANAGNEGSVVVSKVKEGKADFGYNAKKEKYENMFEAGIIDPTKVTRVALENAASVAGMLLTTECVLADIPEDTPPMPPMGGGGMPGMM, via the coding sequence ATGGCAAAAGAAATAAAATTTGATATTGAAGCAAGAGATGCCCTAAAAAGAGGTGTTGATGCTCTTGCAAATGCAGTGAAAGTTACGTTAGGGCCACAAGGCAGAAATGTTGTGATTGACAAGAAGTTTGGCGGTCCATCCATCACAAAAGATGGTGTATCTGTAGCTAAAGAAATAGAGCTAGAAGATACTATTGAAAACATGGGTGCTCAGATGGTAAAAGAAGTGGCTTCCAAAACAGCTGATATTGCTGGTGACGGAACAACTACTGCTACAGTTTTGGCTCAAGCAATTGTTTCTAACGGACTTAAAAACGTAGCTGCCGGAGCAAACCCTATGGATTTAAAAAGAGGTATTGACAAAGCAGTTGCTGTTGTTGTAGAAAACCTTAAAGCCCAGTCACAAGAAGTGGGTGACAGCATAGAAAAAATCCAACAAGTAGGTGCTATTTCCGCCAATAATGATAATGCTATCGGCTCACTAATTGCAGAAGCAATGGATAAAGTAAAGAAAGAAGGCGTTATCACTGTTGAAGAAGCTAAAGGAACGGACACTTACGTAGAAGTTGTAGAAGGCATGCAGTTTGACAGAGGGTACCTATCCCCTTACTTTGTTACTAATGCAGAGAAGATGCTTGCCGAAATGGAAAATCCATACATTCTTATTTACGACAAGAAAATTTCTAATATGAAGGATTTACTTCCTGTATTAGAACCAGCAGCACAGTCAGGAAAGCCATTATTAATAATCGCTGAAGATGTAGACGGTGAAGCACTCGCTACCTTAGTTGTAAATAAAATGAGAGGCTCTCTAAAGATTGCTGCTGTAAAAGCTCCAGGATTTGGAGACAGAAGAAAAGCAATGCTAGAAGATATTGCTATCCTAACAGGAGGAACTGTAATTTCTGAAGAAAGAGGGTTTAAACTCGAAAACGCTACACTAGATATGCTTGGAACAGCTGAAAAAGTGAGTATCGACAAAGACAATACGACAGTTGTAAATGGTGCTGGTGAAAAAGAAAATATTACAGCTCGCGTAAACCAAATCAAAGCTCAGATAGAGACTACTACTTCTGACTACGACAGAGAAAAACTACAAGAACGATTAGCGAAACTAGCTGGTGGTGTAGCGGTACTTTATGTAGGTGCTGCCTCTGAGGTTGAAATGAAAGAGAAAAAAGACCGTGTAGATGACGCACTTCACGCTACTAGAGCTGCTGTTGAAGAAGGTATTATTGCAGGTGGTGGAGTTGCTCTTGTAAGAGCTGCCGATTCCTTAAGCCAATTAAAAGGCGATAATGCTGACGAAAACACTGGTATTCAAATTGTAATAAGAGCTATAGAAGAGCCTTTGAGACAAATTGTGGCTAATGCCGGTAATGAAGGCTCAGTAGTTGTCTCTAAGGTAAAAGAAGGAAAAGCAGACTTTGGTTACAATGCTAAGAAAGAAAAATATGAAAATATGTTCGAAGCTGGTATAATTGACCCAACAAAAGTAACGCGAGTAGCTTTAGAAAATGCCGCCTCCGTAGCAGGCATGTTACTTACTACAGAATGTGTGCTTGCTGATATACCTGAAGATACTCCTCCAATGCCTCCAATGGGTGGCGGTGGTATGCCAGGAATGATGTAA
- a CDS encoding COX15/CtaA family protein, producing the protein MNFSKRFVRFNWLALVLIFLVVIAGSFVRITGSGMGCPDWPKCFDQWIPPTDISQVPDNYKEKFVEQRQEKVVKFGKFLSAIGMSDVATQMQNDPNLTKEEDFNVRKTWTEYINRLFGFLAGNSVLFIFAWIVLFYRKHRVLLFLSFINLIFMAFQAWFGSIVVASNLVPWTITVHLFFALLIIFIQLYIIRLVAPSQSNNLLFNKLNFNLIWLCFIITVVQLFLGTQVRESIDELTRMGIGREQWTEYLSVPFFIHRSFSWFVLVLLTFIAYQNERNKKYRIVRWLYAILLIELLSGVLLAHFNMPGLVQTAHLVFATILFGNLSLQVFRTKSHH; encoded by the coding sequence ATGAATTTTTCTAAACGTTTTGTTCGGTTTAATTGGCTGGCTTTAGTCCTCATTTTTTTGGTGGTTATTGCTGGTAGCTTTGTGCGAATTACTGGTAGTGGTATGGGTTGTCCCGATTGGCCTAAGTGCTTTGATCAATGGATTCCTCCCACTGATATTAGTCAAGTGCCAGATAATTACAAAGAAAAATTCGTGGAGCAACGCCAAGAAAAAGTAGTAAAGTTCGGGAAATTCTTGTCTGCTATTGGCATGTCCGATGTGGCGACTCAGATGCAAAATGATCCTAACCTTACAAAGGAAGAAGACTTTAATGTTCGCAAAACATGGACGGAATACATTAACCGATTGTTTGGCTTTCTGGCAGGTAACTCGGTGCTTTTCATTTTTGCTTGGATAGTTTTATTTTACAGAAAGCATAGGGTTTTACTGTTTCTGTCATTCATTAATCTTATTTTCATGGCCTTTCAGGCCTGGTTTGGATCTATTGTAGTAGCCTCTAATTTGGTGCCTTGGACAATTACAGTTCATCTATTTTTTGCCTTACTAATTATTTTTATTCAATTGTATATAATTCGATTAGTTGCTCCAAGTCAATCGAATAATCTTTTGTTTAATAAACTGAATTTTAATTTGATTTGGCTGTGTTTTATAATTACAGTTGTGCAATTGTTTTTAGGCACACAAGTTCGAGAGTCTATTGATGAGTTGACGCGTATGGGTATTGGACGTGAACAGTGGACGGAGTATTTAAGTGTTCCTTTCTTCATTCATCGTAGTTTTTCGTGGTTTGTTTTGGTTTTACTGACGTTCATTGCTTACCAAAATGAAAGAAACAAGAAGTATCGAATTGTTCGATGGTTATATGCTATTCTTCTTATAGAATTGTTGTCAGGTGTTCTTTTAGCACACTTTAATATGCCTGGCTTAGTACAAACGGCTCATTTGGTGTTTGCTACTATTCTATTTGGAAATCTAAGTTTACAGGTGTTTAGGACTAAGAGTCATCATTAA
- a CDS encoding heavy-metal-associated domain-containing protein, translated as MFKNFLTLLSILVLVSCGQNTTSNVESEVMALADAKAEFIIDGMSCQVGCAAYIDEELEKLEGVVKAEVDFESKLAVVDYDNSLISEYAMIDLINTLKDSLYTVSSVEVEILQAVEQVKIDTH; from the coding sequence ATGTTCAAAAACTTTTTAACTCTCTTATCAATCTTAGTTCTTGTTAGCTGTGGACAAAACACTACTTCGAATGTTGAATCTGAAGTTATGGCTTTAGCTGATGCAAAAGCTGAATTTATAATTGATGGTATGAGCTGTCAGGTTGGCTGTGCAGCTTACATTGACGAGGAACTTGAGAAATTAGAGGGTGTTGTAAAGGCCGAAGTAGATTTTGAAAGTAAGCTGGCTGTTGTAGATTATGATAATAGTTTAATAAGCGAGTATGCTATGATTGATTTAATTAATACACTTAAGGATAGTTTGTACACTGTAAGTTCGGTAGAAGTAGAAATTCTGCAAGCTGTTGAGCAAGTGAAAATTGACACGCATTAA
- a CDS encoding DMT family transporter, with product MSLSNKKVFTWLLLILLAFIWGSSFILMKKGLIVFNDIEVAQLRMGIAWLSLLPFVWKKIAKIEKRHILPIIIVGLFGNGIPAFLFTKAQTYLDSSLVGILNALVPIFTFIIAVFLFKNKVKRSQVLGIIIGLCGAVSLIAYGGVNFENMNYSYYVIAATLCYAISLNTIKNSLQDMSAIDISGLAFFVIGPFCLLALYFSDFSYKMENSEDALTAFLYIVLLSTIGTSIALVAFNVLVKNTTAIFASSVTYLIPIVAIFWGFVDGENITLNHFLSIGIILGGIHLVNKG from the coding sequence GTGTCATTATCTAACAAAAAAGTTTTTACGTGGCTTCTACTTATCCTGCTCGCCTTCATTTGGGGAAGCTCCTTTATTCTCATGAAAAAGGGACTTATTGTGTTTAATGACATTGAGGTTGCACAATTAAGAATGGGTATCGCATGGCTTAGTTTATTGCCCTTCGTTTGGAAAAAGATTGCTAAAATCGAGAAGCGTCACATATTGCCAATAATCATTGTAGGCTTGTTTGGAAACGGAATACCTGCCTTTTTATTTACCAAAGCACAAACGTATCTTGACAGTTCACTTGTTGGTATTTTGAATGCCTTAGTGCCTATATTCACATTTATAATTGCCGTTTTCTTATTCAAAAACAAAGTGAAAAGGAGTCAGGTATTAGGAATTATTATTGGACTTTGCGGAGCAGTATCGCTTATTGCATACGGAGGAGTGAATTTTGAAAACATGAACTATTCCTATTATGTCATTGCTGCGACATTGTGCTATGCCATAAGTTTAAACACCATCAAAAATTCATTGCAAGACATGTCTGCTATTGACATCTCTGGCTTGGCATTTTTTGTTATCGGACCATTCTGTTTGTTAGCACTCTATTTTTCAGACTTTAGTTACAAAATGGAAAACAGTGAAGATGCTCTTACAGCTTTTCTCTATATAGTTTTATTATCTACAATAGGCACTTCCATTGCTCTTGTTGCTTTTAATGTTTTAGTAAAGAATACAACGGCAATATTCGCTTCATCGGTAACATACCTCATTCCAATAGTTGCAATTTTTTGGGGCTTTGTGGACGGTGAAAATATTACGCTGAACCACTTCCTAAGTATAGGTATTATTTTAGGAGGCATCCACCTAGTAAACAAAGGGTAA
- the rplU gene encoding 50S ribosomal protein L21, producing MYAIVEIAGQQFKVEKDQQIFVHRLDSKEGSKVEFDKVLLIDNGGKINVGAPAISGAKVTAKVLGHMKGDKVIVFKKKRRKGYKVKNGHRQSFSQIEIQSIVEKGASAKKATPKEEAKPVEKKATAAKATAKKDAAPKKAAPKKAVAAKPKAAAKKPAAKKATTAKKTAAKKTDK from the coding sequence ATGTATGCAATTGTAGAAATAGCAGGGCAACAATTCAAAGTTGAAAAAGACCAACAAATCTTTGTTCATCGTCTAGATAGCAAAGAAGGTTCTAAAGTTGAATTCGATAAAGTTTTATTGATTGACAATGGCGGAAAAATAAATGTTGGCGCCCCAGCTATCAGTGGTGCAAAAGTAACTGCAAAAGTGCTTGGCCACATGAAAGGTGACAAGGTAATTGTCTTCAAAAAGAAAAGGAGAAAGGGATACAAAGTGAAAAATGGTCACAGACAATCGTTTTCTCAAATTGAAATTCAAAGCATTGTTGAAAAAGGTGCTTCTGCCAAAAAAGCTACTCCAAAAGAAGAAGCTAAGCCAGTAGAAAAAAAGGCAACAGCAGCTAAAGCAACTGCCAAAAAAGATGCAGCTCCTAAAAAAGCAGCACCAAAAAAGGCAGTGGCAGCAAAGCCTAAAGCAGCAGCTAAAAAGCCTGCCGCTAAAAAAGCAACAACTGCTAAGAAGACAGCAGCTAAAAAAACTGACAAATAG